In the Sandaracinus amylolyticus genome, GCAGCACGAGCGGCCGCGTGAAGCGCGCATCGAGCTCGGCGAGCCCACCGCGCGCGCGACGCACGATCTCCCAGGCACGCGAGTAGGTCCCGAACCCGTGCAGGATCACGCCGCGGAACCCGCTCGCGCGCGCCCACGGACGTGCCCAGTGGATGGGATTGAAGTCGCCGGTGAGCAGCGCGAACTCCCACCCTGCGCGCGCCCCGACGTCGAAGCGCCCGAGCTCGCGCGCGCCCGCGCTCGCCTTCGGCGCTTCCTTCTTCGCGCCATCGCCCCGACGTCCCTTCGCGAGCGGCACGAACGCGCGCACCTCGGCGTTCACCAGCTGCGTCGCGCCCTCGACGCCCGTCGTGAAGCGCTGCGTGATCACCGCGCGCTTCCCGTCGTCGTCGATCGCCGCGAGCCGGCCGCGCACGATCAGGTCGCGACCGCGCGGGAGCTCGCCGCGCACCTCGAGCCGGCATCCCGCGTTCACCGCGCGCAGCAGCGGATACCGCAGCCCGCCGAGCAGCTCGCCGCTCATCGCGAACGCCCACTGCGGGAAGAGATGCGCGGGCACCGTGCCGTCGCGCGGCGCGCCCACTGCGTCGGCGTACGCATCGATCAGCGCGTCGGGCAGCGCGGGCACACGCCGCTCGAGCCACTCACCGGGCACGATCGGCGGCATGCCGCGGAGCGGCCCGGGCACGAGCCCCGCGAGCGCGAGCGAGCCCATCCCGCGCAGCGTGTCCCTCTGGAGCCGCGCGAAGCGCAGCGTCTCTTCGGTGGTGGTCATCGCTTCACTCCGCTGCTTCGCGGTGGACCGCCGCACCCACGTCGTGACCGAGCTTCGCGAGCAGGCGATCGCCGGTCGTCGTGATCTCGTCGAGCAGGAAGCGCACGCGCGGCTCGGCGCGCTCGAGGTGACGCTCGAGGATCTCGCGGCGCGCCGGATCCTTCTTCGACTGCTCGAGGAGGATCTCGCCGATCGCCTCGTCGCAGAGGATGCGCGTGAGGCGCTCCGCGTGGAGCATCGCGAACGCGAAATCGCGCTTGGGATCCCAGTTCTTCGCGAAGCGATCGGCCCACTCGGTGATCGGCACGTCTCTCCCAGCCAACACAGCGCCCAGGCCGCGCAGCTTGTCGCTCGCGGTGCGCATGATCAGGTGCTGCTGCGCCTGGTGCGACATCGCCTGGATGCGCGCGAGCTTCTTCTCGAGCCCGTCGCGCGCGCTCACCGCGCGCCACCGCGCCTGCGCGCCGCGACGCACGAAGCGCTGCGGGTTCTTGATGATCCCGCCGAGCGTGTCCTTCATCGCCATGAGCGCCTGGATCTGCGAGGTGCCCTCGTAGATCGGCATCACCATCGCGT is a window encoding:
- a CDS encoding MaoC family dehydratase, whose product is MTTTEETLRFARLQRDTLRGMGSLALAGLVPGPLRGMPPIVPGEWLERRVPALPDALIDAYADAVGAPRDGTVPAHLFPQWAFAMSGELLGGLRYPLLRAVNAGCRLEVRGELPRGRDLIVRGRLAAIDDDGKRAVITQRFTTGVEGATQLVNAEVRAFVPLAKGRRGDGAKKEAPKASAGARELGRFDVGARAGWEFALLTGDFNPIHWARPWARASGFRGVILHGFGTYSRAWEIVRRARGGLAELDARFTRPLVLPGSARVLADGDAIWVVDAQDGVVMEGRVVR